A genomic segment from Oceanispirochaeta sp. encodes:
- the citE gene encoding citrate (pro-3S)-lyase subunit beta, which produces MKLRRTMLYVPGNNAGMMKDAHIYRSDSVMFDLEDSVAVTEKDSARFLVFNALSTLNYEGIETVVRINGLDTPYGRDDIKAMVRARPDVIRLPKTETPEDVIAVEKLLEIEEKACGYKVGSIKMMAAIEGPLGVLNAYQIAISSKRLIGIALGAEDFVTSIKTKRSPGGIELLFARSQILMAARAAGIYALDTVYSDVNNEEGFLEEVRHIKQLGFDGKSVISPRQIQPVHKIFCPTDKEIDHAIRVIQAIKEAECRSSGVISLNGKMVDKPIVDRARGVLEMALATGIRINELEAYCDDND; this is translated from the coding sequence ATGAAACTCAGACGCACCATGCTCTACGTCCCCGGTAACAATGCGGGGATGATGAAGGACGCTCATATTTACCGCTCCGATTCTGTCATGTTCGACCTTGAGGACTCGGTCGCTGTGACGGAAAAAGACTCGGCCCGTTTTCTCGTATTCAATGCTCTAAGCACCCTGAATTATGAAGGAATCGAAACAGTGGTCCGTATCAATGGCCTGGACACTCCCTACGGCAGGGACGACATTAAGGCGATGGTCAGAGCCAGGCCGGATGTGATCCGTCTGCCCAAGACAGAAACCCCGGAAGATGTCATCGCCGTAGAAAAGCTTCTGGAAATAGAAGAAAAAGCCTGCGGATACAAGGTGGGCAGCATCAAGATGATGGCAGCCATCGAGGGTCCCCTGGGGGTATTGAATGCCTACCAGATTGCCATCTCCTCCAAACGCCTCATCGGCATTGCTCTGGGTGCGGAAGACTTTGTCACCAGTATAAAAACCAAGCGCTCCCCCGGTGGTATCGAACTCCTTTTTGCCAGGTCACAAATCCTGATGGCCGCCAGAGCCGCCGGTATATACGCCCTGGATACGGTCTACTCAGATGTGAATAACGAAGAAGGATTTTTAGAAGAGGTTAGGCATATCAAACAGCTGGGATTTGACGGAAAGTCGGTCATCTCTCCCAGGCAGATCCAGCCGGTACATAAAATATTCTGTCCCACAGACAAGGAAATTGATCATGCGATCCGGGTCATTCAGGCCATCAAGGAAGCAGAATGCCGCAGTTCAGGAGTCATCTCTCTGAATGGTAAGATGGTAGACAAGCCCATTGTGGACCGGGCCCGGGGAGTCCTGGAAATGGCCCTGGCCACAGGAATACGCATCAACGAACTGGAGGCATACTGCGATGACAATGATTAA
- the citF gene encoding citrate lyase subunit alpha — MTMIKNTLGREIPLEMNGETLKPFDGAFKHTPLIRQDKGNRQLPRLNKMVETIEQAVMKSELKDGMTVSFHHHFRSGDFVLNMVMDVITNLGIKNLTVASSSLTPAHDELIRHIEKGTVTRLITSGVRGKLAEFISAGKMETPVLFHSHGGRARAIEVGQIKIDIAFLGVPSCDVYGNANGYSGPSACGSLGYAIVDAKHAETVVFLTDYIAEYPNTPFSIDQDMVDFIVKVDSVGNPEKISTGATRITKDPRDLLIAQNAADLIAASPYFEDGFSMQTGSGGAALATTRYLTEHMENKKIKCSWALGGITAQMVKMHEDGFIKRLLDVQSFDQEAIRSIGQNRLHTEIDASYYANPLNKGCAVNKLNVVILSALEIDLDFNVNVLTGSDGVIMGASGGHSDTAVGSGFSIIVAPLIRGRTSTLTEKVITVVTPGESVDAFVSDRGIAINPRRKDLIEHFKDYRLPFYTMKELLDKAERLVGKPDPIEFTDKIVGLVEYRDGTIIDTVRQVKALD; from the coding sequence ATGACAATGATTAAAAACACACTGGGCCGGGAGATTCCCCTGGAAATGAATGGGGAAACTCTGAAACCCTTTGATGGGGCCTTCAAACACACTCCCCTCATCCGCCAAGACAAGGGAAACCGCCAGCTGCCCCGTCTGAACAAGATGGTAGAAACCATTGAGCAGGCCGTTATGAAATCGGAACTGAAAGACGGAATGACTGTAAGCTTTCATCACCACTTCCGTTCGGGAGATTTTGTTCTGAACATGGTGATGGATGTCATCACAAACCTGGGTATTAAAAACCTGACGGTGGCCTCCAGTTCCCTGACTCCTGCTCATGATGAGCTGATCAGACACATTGAAAAAGGGACGGTCACCCGCCTGATCACCAGCGGGGTGAGAGGCAAGCTGGCGGAGTTTATCTCTGCAGGAAAAATGGAAACTCCCGTTCTGTTCCACAGTCATGGAGGAAGAGCCCGGGCCATAGAAGTCGGGCAGATAAAGATTGATATCGCCTTTCTTGGAGTTCCTTCCTGTGATGTCTACGGAAATGCCAATGGCTACTCCGGGCCATCCGCCTGTGGTTCTCTGGGCTATGCCATAGTAGATGCCAAACATGCGGAAACGGTCGTATTCCTGACAGATTACATCGCCGAATATCCCAACACCCCCTTCAGCATTGACCAGGATATGGTTGACTTCATTGTGAAAGTAGACTCGGTAGGGAACCCGGAAAAAATCAGTACCGGTGCCACCAGAATCACCAAAGATCCCCGGGACCTTCTCATTGCCCAGAACGCGGCGGACCTCATTGCGGCATCCCCCTATTTTGAAGATGGATTCTCGATGCAGACAGGATCTGGAGGTGCCGCTCTGGCCACCACCCGGTATCTGACCGAACATATGGAGAATAAAAAAATTAAATGCAGCTGGGCCCTGGGCGGGATCACCGCTCAGATGGTCAAGATGCATGAGGACGGATTCATTAAAAGGCTACTGGATGTCCAGAGTTTTGACCAGGAAGCCATCCGCTCCATCGGTCAGAACCGGCTCCATACGGAGATTGACGCCTCCTATTATGCCAACCCTTTGAACAAGGGCTGTGCCGTCAACAAGCTCAACGTGGTCATCCTCAGTGCTCTGGAGATAGACCTGGACTTCAATGTGAATGTCCTGACTGGCTCGGATGGGGTCATAATGGGTGCCTCGGGAGGCCATTCGGATACGGCTGTCGGATCAGGGTTTTCAATCATCGTGGCTCCCCTGATCAGAGGCAGAACATCAACACTCACAGAGAAGGTTATCACCGTGGTGACACCCGGTGAATCTGTGGATGCCTTTGTTTCTGACAGAGGGATTGCGATCAATCCCCGCCGGAAAGACCTCATTGAGCATTTCAAGGATTACCGCCTCCCCTTCTACACCATGAAAGAACTTCTGGATAAGGCGGAACGACTGGTTGGAAAGCCCGACCCAATAGAATTTACAGATAAGATAGTCGGCCTGGTTGAATACCGGGATGGAACCATCATCGATACGGTACGGCAGGTCAAGGCTCTGGATTGA
- a CDS encoding sensor histidine kinase: protein MKVLFLILMQTLLILPSFLWGEEFRFSSLTMEDGLSSNSVYCITRDSSGYLWFGTFSGLNRYDGQKITTFRPRTGTPDSISGSVIFAILEDRKQNIWVGTDGGGLNLFNRETLGFSHFRNDPKDPFSIPGNQIFALEEGQDGRLWIGTAGGGLAFYRGEGRFFILNEKNSRLMNNRIRTLYNDHQNRLWIGTEKGLSVYNTKSGDFEKEDSIKGWNLLNNLFIRTIIPDEKNGLWIGTNSGLFLYKDKEIRAFPLPEKTAIRSITSDGNRLWVGTERSGIFLYNYESEFWTHLQEEPGGLSYNKIRSLYRDPDGLILVGTRGGGVNIFNPASTQITNYLNDGDPGYNLKKKSQIRQMVERSDGSLWVATDGGGISVIDRNSGRISWKDVNAADIDSENDQVYSLLEDSRGNFWIGTDGAGLYTIPPGGMIDQARPVPLPWGEDQNSYTETIWVLLEDYEGSLWIGTEGKGLYRLKEGEWTQFKHEPGEPGHLNGNAVRSIFEDSKHQLWVGTWDGGLNLYQKESNSFKSFVRSPSRTESLSDNSVNVIFEDSLHRLWIGTAGGGINIFQPEGMIFRTITSREGLSGDNIYGILEDDTKNIWVSTDKGHSRITPVEEHILNFSEADGLAGNEFSQNAYLKTKDGTLFWGGPRGISSFHPEQLIRKQTALADIMITGLSVHNLPIRIGQEMDGLIILDKDISLKEKVTLPFSANNLTIQFSILSYIDPGKHHFSVQLKGLEERPRFLGNRNEVSYASVPPGLYELVIFGSDHNGQNSRKSLAIQILTPFWMNLWFYLVSGILATLIISLFVWLRLRDLKKSNDQLRNFSMHMEQAREEERKAAAREYHDELGQQLTAMKFDLFWLNSHPEAEGTIRTEKISSLLEIVNDSIGSVRSISTSLRPKALDNLSLKEALEWQSRRFRKRTGIPLSLQINLKGKIFPESEIERKTAIFRMYQEILTNIIRHTAASQVNVKVFMENNAFCMIVHDNGTGIKRQSKTRIDAFGLIGMRERCRHLNGSFFIDNHPEGGTMVRIILPVKDANHA from the coding sequence ATGAAAGTACTTTTCCTGATCCTGATGCAGACTCTCCTGATCCTCCCCTCCTTCCTATGGGGAGAAGAATTCAGATTCTCCAGCCTCACCATGGAAGATGGTTTATCCAGCAATTCTGTGTACTGCATAACCCGGGACTCCAGCGGGTACCTCTGGTTTGGAACATTCAGCGGGCTGAACCGTTACGATGGTCAAAAGATAACGACTTTCAGACCCAGGACCGGTACTCCCGACAGCATCAGCGGGTCGGTCATCTTCGCGATCCTTGAAGATAGAAAACAGAATATCTGGGTCGGAACCGATGGAGGTGGGCTGAACCTTTTTAACAGAGAAACCCTGGGCTTCAGCCATTTCAGAAATGACCCGAAAGACCCCTTTAGCATCCCGGGCAATCAGATCTTTGCCCTGGAGGAAGGCCAGGATGGCCGCCTTTGGATTGGAACGGCCGGGGGAGGTCTGGCTTTTTACAGGGGAGAGGGACGATTTTTCATACTGAATGAAAAGAACTCCCGCCTCATGAACAACAGGATCAGAACCCTCTACAACGATCATCAGAACAGGCTCTGGATCGGGACAGAGAAGGGCCTCTCCGTTTACAATACAAAAAGCGGTGATTTTGAAAAGGAAGACAGCATAAAAGGGTGGAACCTTCTGAACAACCTGTTTATCAGAACCATCATCCCCGATGAAAAAAACGGGTTATGGATCGGGACGAACAGCGGTCTGTTCCTGTATAAAGACAAGGAAATACGGGCCTTTCCTCTCCCGGAAAAAACCGCGATACGATCCATTACATCTGATGGAAACCGGCTCTGGGTCGGAACAGAACGTTCAGGGATTTTTCTCTATAACTATGAATCGGAATTCTGGACCCATCTTCAAGAGGAACCAGGCGGGCTGTCTTATAACAAAATCAGGAGTCTTTACAGAGACCCCGACGGTCTGATCCTGGTAGGAACCCGCGGAGGAGGGGTGAATATTTTCAATCCCGCATCCACACAAATCACAAATTATCTGAATGACGGTGATCCCGGATATAACCTGAAAAAGAAATCACAGATTAGACAGATGGTGGAACGATCAGACGGCAGCCTCTGGGTCGCCACGGACGGCGGCGGTATATCCGTCATTGACCGGAACAGCGGCAGGATTAGCTGGAAGGATGTGAATGCAGCAGATATTGATTCGGAAAACGATCAGGTCTATTCACTGCTGGAAGACAGCCGGGGGAATTTCTGGATAGGAACAGACGGGGCAGGCCTGTATACAATCCCTCCCGGGGGAATGATTGATCAAGCCCGGCCTGTCCCCCTTCCTTGGGGTGAAGATCAGAACTCCTACACAGAAACAATCTGGGTTCTTCTCGAGGACTATGAGGGAAGCCTTTGGATTGGAACCGAGGGTAAAGGGCTGTACCGTCTAAAAGAGGGGGAATGGACCCAATTCAAACATGAGCCGGGAGAACCGGGACATTTGAACGGGAATGCCGTCCGCAGCATCTTTGAAGACTCAAAGCATCAGCTTTGGGTCGGAACCTGGGACGGAGGACTAAACCTCTATCAAAAGGAATCCAACAGCTTTAAAAGTTTTGTCCGCTCCCCCTCCCGAACAGAAAGCCTCAGTGACAACAGTGTCAATGTCATCTTTGAAGACAGCCTTCATCGCCTCTGGATCGGAACAGCCGGAGGGGGTATCAATATCTTTCAGCCTGAAGGTATGATCTTCAGAACCATCACCAGCCGGGAGGGACTGTCGGGAGACAATATCTACGGGATTTTGGAAGATGATACCAAAAACATATGGGTCTCCACAGACAAGGGGCACTCCAGAATTACTCCTGTGGAAGAACATATTCTGAATTTCAGTGAAGCCGACGGTCTGGCCGGCAATGAATTCTCCCAGAATGCCTACCTGAAAACAAAAGACGGGACTCTCTTCTGGGGAGGCCCCCGGGGAATATCCAGTTTCCACCCGGAACAATTGATCAGAAAACAGACAGCTCTGGCAGACATCATGATTACCGGACTGAGCGTACACAACCTGCCCATAAGAATAGGTCAGGAAATGGATGGTCTGATCATTCTGGATAAGGATATCTCCCTCAAAGAAAAAGTTACCCTTCCCTTTTCAGCCAACAACCTCACCATTCAGTTTTCTATCCTGTCCTATATAGATCCGGGGAAACACCACTTTTCGGTTCAGTTGAAGGGATTGGAGGAGAGGCCCCGCTTTCTGGGAAACAGGAATGAGGTCAGCTATGCCTCTGTCCCGCCAGGCCTCTATGAGCTGGTGATATTCGGTTCCGATCATAATGGACAGAACAGCAGGAAATCCCTGGCGATTCAGATACTGACTCCCTTTTGGATGAACCTCTGGTTTTATCTTGTTTCAGGAATTCTTGCGACTCTGATCATCAGTCTATTTGTCTGGTTGCGTCTCAGGGACCTGAAAAAATCCAATGACCAGCTGCGCAACTTTTCAATGCATATGGAACAGGCCCGTGAAGAAGAGAGGAAGGCCGCTGCCCGGGAATACCACGACGAACTGGGTCAGCAGCTGACAGCCATGAAGTTTGATCTGTTCTGGTTGAATAGTCACCCCGAAGCCGAAGGGACCATTCGGACAGAGAAGATCTCCTCCCTCCTTGAGATAGTGAATGATTCCATCGGATCTGTCCGCAGTATTTCCACCAGCCTCAGGCCAAAGGCTCTGGACAACCTTTCCCTGAAAGAGGCTCTGGAATGGCAGAGCCGGCGATTCCGGAAACGAACAGGAATCCCCCTGAGTCTTCAAATCAATCTGAAAGGGAAAATCTTTCCAGAATCCGAAATCGAAAGAAAGACCGCCATTTTCCGCATGTACCAGGAAATCCTGACAAACATCATCAGACATACAGCTGCCTCTCAGGTGAATGTCAAGGTGTTCATGGAAAACAATGCATTCTGTATGATTGTCCATGATAACGGAACGGGAATCAAACGGCAGAGTAAAACGAGAATTGACGCCTTTGGTCTCATCGGCATGAGAGAGCGCTGCCGCCACTTGAATGGAAGCTTTTTTATTGACAACCACCCGGAGGGGGGAACAATGGTAAGAATTATTCTCCCAGTAAAGGATGCAAACCATGCATAA
- a CDS encoding triphosphoribosyl-dephospho-CoA synthase, whose amino-acid sequence MPDPAMMATLAWEAMITEVDLSPKPGLVDRLNTGAHKDMDRHLFHKSARAIRPFFAEMVHATPVDGSSSRVLPLLRPIGILAERAMGKATEGINTHRGQIFSLGVCLAASKRVHHLKPDLPGPGSEILLEAGRICRGITEELRNRKLPETASHGERVYQTLHSTGIRGEAEAAFPSVRLIALPLMEKLISQGFHPEQATLEVLLHLYLHCEDSTVLHRRGEEGLSLLRRSASRFLSDRGIRQPEYLQRLDEMNTLFVSENISPGGCADLLALTLFIHRMGEKF is encoded by the coding sequence ATGCCTGATCCGGCAATGATGGCCACTCTGGCATGGGAAGCCATGATCACCGAAGTAGATCTAAGCCCCAAACCGGGTCTGGTTGATCGTCTGAATACGGGGGCACACAAGGATATGGACCGGCATCTTTTTCATAAAAGCGCCCGGGCCATCAGACCCTTTTTTGCAGAGATGGTCCATGCCACACCTGTAGACGGTTCATCCTCCCGGGTCCTGCCCCTTCTGCGCCCGATCGGGATACTGGCAGAGCGGGCCATGGGGAAGGCGACTGAGGGAATAAACACTCACAGGGGTCAGATTTTTTCTCTGGGAGTCTGCCTGGCAGCCTCAAAAAGAGTGCACCATCTCAAGCCCGACCTGCCCGGGCCGGGTTCAGAGATTCTCCTGGAAGCCGGAAGAATCTGCCGGGGAATCACAGAAGAATTGAGAAACCGAAAACTTCCAGAAACGGCCAGTCATGGAGAGCGGGTTTACCAGACTCTACACTCAACCGGCATCAGAGGAGAGGCGGAAGCCGCCTTCCCGTCGGTCCGTCTGATCGCTCTGCCCCTGATGGAAAAGCTGATATCCCAGGGATTCCACCCAGAACAAGCGACTCTGGAAGTCCTCCTGCATCTTTATCTGCACTGTGAAGACAGTACTGTTCTGCACCGCCGGGGAGAAGAAGGGTTATCCCTTTTAAGACGCTCTGCATCCCGTTTCCTCAGTGACCGCGGGATCAGACAGCCTGAATACCTTCAGAGACTGGATGAGATGAACACCCTCTTTGTCAGTGAAAACATTTCTCCCGGAGGCTGTGCTGATCTTCTAGCCCTGACTCTGTTCATCCACAGGATGGGGGAGAAATTTTGA
- the citC gene encoding [citrate (pro-3S)-lyase] ligase, which produces MSTELYELKTLNLKHQCDRIQLKDFLEREDLSLDADLDYALCISDGDKIIASGCAAGNVLKCIAVNESYQGQTITNRIMTYLRLRAYHEGFASLFLYTKPENEAVFKDLGFFLIASSENAILMENTSDGCQRYIDSLVLPENRKEAAALVMNCNPFTLGHRYLIEKACRDHEVVHLFILKEDLSVFSFNDRMNLVRRGTKDLKNLYIHEGRDYIISRATFPSYFLKDQKILDRNHALLDLDLFSKKIAPSLGITTRLVGEEPFCPVTSLYNSLMKEILPPRGIKVVEIPRKEVEGAAVSATKVRKALAVGNIDQLKNWVPPSTYSFLISADGARYGKMIREKEHEDHENRLSRNTGVQ; this is translated from the coding sequence ATGTCTACAGAATTATATGAATTGAAAACACTGAACCTGAAACATCAGTGTGATAGGATACAACTCAAGGATTTTCTGGAAAGGGAAGACCTCTCTCTGGATGCGGATCTGGATTATGCCCTGTGTATAAGCGATGGGGATAAGATCATAGCCAGCGGATGCGCCGCAGGGAATGTACTGAAATGCATTGCCGTCAATGAGTCCTACCAGGGACAGACCATCACTAACCGGATCATGACATACCTCAGATTAAGAGCCTATCACGAGGGGTTTGCCTCATTATTTCTCTATACTAAACCTGAAAATGAAGCCGTCTTTAAAGATCTCGGGTTTTTTCTGATAGCCAGCTCTGAAAATGCCATCCTCATGGAAAACACTAGTGATGGATGCCAAAGGTATATCGACTCGCTGGTGCTGCCGGAAAACCGGAAAGAAGCCGCAGCACTGGTCATGAACTGCAATCCTTTTACTCTGGGTCACCGGTACCTGATTGAGAAAGCCTGCAGGGATCACGAAGTTGTTCATCTTTTTATCCTCAAAGAGGATCTTTCGGTTTTTTCCTTCAATGACAGAATGAACCTTGTACGCAGGGGGACAAAAGACTTGAAGAACCTCTATATCCATGAAGGCCGGGACTACATCATATCCAGAGCTACTTTTCCCAGCTATTTTTTGAAGGATCAGAAGATTCTGGATAGAAACCACGCCCTGCTGGATCTGGATCTGTTTTCAAAGAAAATTGCCCCCTCATTGGGAATCACCACTCGGCTGGTGGGTGAAGAGCCCTTCTGTCCTGTTACATCCCTCTATAATTCTCTTATGAAAGAAATTCTGCCCCCCCGGGGCATCAAAGTCGTTGAGATTCCCCGCAAAGAAGTGGAGGGAGCCGCGGTGAGCGCTACCAAGGTAAGAAAAGCTCTTGCCGTGGGAAATATAGACCAATTAAAAAACTGGGTTCCCCCCAGCACATATTCGTTTTTGATATCAGCCGATGGAGCCCGTTACGGGAAGATGATAAGGGAGAAAGAGCATGAAGATCATGAAAACAGGCTTAGCCGGAACACTGGAGTCCAGTGA
- the citX gene encoding citrate lyase holo-[acyl-carrier protein] synthase, translating to MSGRMVTLKDILESRDRREQQRRTLLQTSLLTLLQLSVNIPGSRKNNPMIKEIFREGLNSLSKVLKEEIRSSHINEELMTGPEGFLLLDLEPNRAKGICSALENDHILGRLWDMDVYRSTGELLSRRDLSLPSRMCYICERPAHECSRSGKHDSRQLEEYILNLYRVFQSIKSDTELK from the coding sequence TTGAGCGGCAGGATGGTGACCCTGAAGGACATCCTGGAAAGCCGGGACCGGAGAGAACAGCAAAGGCGCACTCTCCTGCAGACATCTCTCCTGACTCTCCTACAGTTGAGTGTGAACATTCCAGGCAGCCGAAAGAACAATCCCATGATCAAGGAGATATTCCGAGAAGGCCTGAATTCTCTCTCAAAAGTACTGAAGGAAGAGATCAGGAGTTCCCACATCAATGAAGAGCTCATGACCGGGCCCGAAGGGTTTCTCCTTCTGGATCTGGAACCAAATCGGGCCAAGGGAATCTGTAGTGCCCTGGAAAACGACCACATCCTGGGCCGGCTGTGGGATATGGATGTATACAGATCCACAGGAGAGCTTCTCTCCCGGAGGGATTTATCTCTTCCTTCCAGGATGTGCTACATCTGTGAGAGACCAGCCCATGAATGCAGCCGATCGGGAAAGCATGATTCCCGGCAGCTGGAAGAATATATTCTCAATCTATACCGCGTATTTCAGAGCATAAAATCAGATACTGAGTTAAAATAA
- the citD gene encoding citrate lyase acyl carrier protein: MKIMKTGLAGTLESSDVLITVDSNPEKGREIILSSIVKRQYGKQILKVVNETLDLLSIEDVKVRLEDKGALDCTIRARLEAAVYRASGSETYPWEKLS, from the coding sequence ATGAAGATCATGAAAACAGGCTTAGCCGGAACACTGGAGTCCAGTGATGTCCTGATTACAGTAGACAGCAATCCGGAAAAGGGAAGAGAGATAATCCTGAGCAGCATCGTCAAAAGACAGTACGGGAAACAGATCCTCAAGGTTGTGAATGAGACTCTGGACCTGCTGTCCATCGAGGATGTAAAAGTCCGCCTGGAAGACAAGGGAGCCCTGGACTGCACCATCCGAGCCCGGCTGGAAGCCGCCGTTTACAGAGCTTCAGGAAGTGAAACTTATCCCTGGGAGAAACTCTCATGA